A region of Oncorhynchus masou masou isolate Uvic2021 chromosome 29, UVic_Omas_1.1, whole genome shotgun sequence DNA encodes the following proteins:
- the LOC135520714 gene encoding protein S100-A5-like, with amino-acid sequence MSRLEKAIVSMVEVFEDYATKDDKNRQLSGTELAELMKKELASPEFHGKVEPAVLQEAMTNLDKNHDGEINFREFSMFLATLARGYYRARNKGKGNKSKPDKPE; translated from the exons ATGTCTCGTCTGGAGAAGGCCATTGTATCCATGGTGGAGGTGTTTGAGGACTATGCTACAAAGGATGATAAGAATCGCCAGCTTAGCGGTACAGAGCTCGCAGAGCTGATGAAGAAAGAACTGGCCAGCCCAGAGTTCcac ggaAAGGTGGAACCAGCAGTGCTCCAGGAGGCGATGACCAACCTGGATAAGAACCATGATGGAGAGATCAACTTCAGAGAGTTCTCCATGTTCTTGGCTACTCTGGCCAGGGGCTACTACAGAGCCAGAAACAAGGGCAAGGGCAACAAGAGCAAGCCTGACAAGCCTGAATGA